The Lycium ferocissimum isolate CSIRO_LF1 chromosome 10, AGI_CSIRO_Lferr_CH_V1, whole genome shotgun sequence genome window below encodes:
- the LOC132034469 gene encoding uncharacterized protein LOC132034469, translated as MARKGNRQKYRKGVSDSGSGLLNENENSNLTEAECKTAEEPLNGNLSGISLTESLNNTHEGEGKKKSKQKSRKSLKKEKEGTDTLSIAEETGPEGSDTGIFQSHKSRGVDPESREGAETSPHTSNHSDNLEGSFGHLGTALDVENALENLKVSIMVVFRNLMTLALSVLKVSIQRLERWKPLLDHLKSNLLIATGYVQEKVQQAYPIMVRWIRHFGNIMFLLSMVWLDCALRGIESFLCMGMTSILSVIWCGVLSLIAAAKFKFLFILAAVAVIGLLTGFIIAVLGVAAVSIGYLWFYGRFWAAVLLVLSGGALYRLKHERLAVFVVTLYSVYCAWTYVGWIGLVFALNLSFISSDILIYFLKNNVNEQRRANSFPDQTTGVQGEPSFYSGGSVPPSADDGYVHPVDRGTGIPSTSGSDAEMTSEDEVLRLLNSTDHYSALGLTRFQSIDASVLKREYRKKAMLVHPDKNMGNEKAAEAFKKLQNAYEVLLDSLKRQTYDDELRREELLNYLRRFQSPSQKGRGYGFFTSGFTQTETESEDPLGEARRIACKKCGNFHVWVVTKKTKSKARWCQECKDFHPAKDGDGWVEQPSHPFFFGMLLKVDNPVAYVCADSRIYNATEWYICQGMRCPVNSHKPSFHVNTSVTMKNSNGKRSSSGQKGGMPMPNMEETMTEEEFVEWLQNAVQAGMFGDFDGSTPQSPSTPAASTSKSTSTSNASGSGNKRKKKGKKQW; from the exons ATGGCTCGTAAAGGAAACcgacagaagtacagaaaaggAGTTTCAGATTCTGGATCTGGATTGCTAAATGAGAATGAAAATAGTAATCTGACTGAGGCAGAGTGCAAAACTGCTGAAGAACCTTTAAATGGTAACCTTTCTGGCATATCTTTAACAGAGAGCTTAAACAATACACATGAAGGTGAAGGCAAGAAGAAAAGCAAGCAGAAATCTAGAAAATCacttaaaaaggaaaaggaaggtACTGATACATTGTCAATTGCAGAAGAAACAGGGCCTGAAGGCAGTGATACAGGAATTTTCCAAAGTCATAAAAGTAGAGGGGTGGATCCCGAGTCCAGAGAAGGAGCTGAGACATCTCCACACACTAGTAACCACTCAGATAATTTGGAGGGAAGTTTTGGCCATTTAGGAACAGCATTGGATGTAGAAAATGCATTAGAAAATCTTAAAGTGTCTATTATGGTTGTTTTTAGGAATTTGATGACATTGGCTCTGTCTGTCTTAAAGGTATCAATTCAGCGATTAGAGAGGTGGAAGCCATTGCTTGATCATTTAAAGAGTAATTTACTAATTGCAACTGGGTATGTTCAAGAAAAGGTTCAGCAAGCATACCCTATAATGGTTAGGTGGATCAGACATTTTGGAAATATAATGTTTTTATTATCAATGGTTTGGTTGGATTGTGCTCTTAGAGGAATTGAGTCCTTTCTATGTATGGGGATGACATCAATTCTCTCAGTTATCTGGTGTGGTGTTCTTTCTTTGATTGCAGCCGCTAAATTCAAGTTTCTATTCATTTTG GCAGCAGTTGCTGTGATTGGACTTCTTACTGGGTTCATCATCGCAGTTCTAGGAGTTGCTGCAGTGAGTATCGGCTACTTGTGGTTCTATGGAAGATTTTGGGCAGCAGTACTTCTGGTCTTGAGTGGAG GAGCGCTTTACAGGCTGAAGCATGAACGGCTTGCAGTGTTTGTCGTAACTTTGTATTCTGTATATTGCGCATGGACATATGTTGGATGGATTGGTTTAGTCTTCGCTTTGAATTTGTCATTTATTTCGAGTGATATTCTCATATACTTCTTAAAAAACAATGTAAATGAGCAAAGAAGGGCCAATAGCTTTCCTGATCAAACAACTGGAGTACAAGGTGAACCTAGCTTCTATTCTGGTGGATCAGTGCCTCCATCTGCTGATGATGGGTATGTTCATCCCGTTGATCGTGGCACTGGCATCCCTTCAACTAGTGGATCTGATGCTGAGATGACTTCCGAAGATGAAGTTCTCAGATTGTTGAACAGTACAGATCATTATTCAGCACTGGGCCTAACGCGATTTCAGAGTATAGATGCTTCAGTTCTCAAGAGAGAATATAGGAAAAAG GCAATGCTTGTCCATCCTGATAAAAACATGGGTAATGAAAAGGCTGCTGAAGCTTTTAAGAAACTTCAAAACGCCTACGAG GTCTTACTCGATTCTTTGAAACGACAAACATATGATGATGAATTGAGGAGGGAAGAGCTGCTAAATTACCTTCGTCGGTTCCAAAGTCCTTCTCAAAAG GGTAGAGGCTATGGATTCTTCACCTCTGGCTTCACACAGACAGAAACTGAGAGTGAGGATCCTCTTGGAGAGGCTCGACGGATTGCTTGCAAAAAGTGTGGCAACTTTCATGTCTGGGTTGTCACTAAGAAAACAAAATCCAAAGCAAGATGGTGCCAG GAATGCAAAGATTTTCATCCAGCAAAAGATGGAGATGGATGGGTTGAACAGCCTTCACATCCATTCTTTTTCGGAATGCTACTGAAG GTAGATAATCCTGTTGCCTATGTTTGTGCTGATAGCAGGATCTATAACGCCACTGAATGGTACATCTGTCAG GGAATGAGATGTCCAGTTAACAGTCACAAGCCAAGCTTCCATGTAAATACTAGTGTAACCATGAAGAACAGCAATGGGAAGAGAAGTAGCTCAGGACAAAAAGGTGGGATGCCAATGCCAAATATGGAAGAGACCATGACCGAGGAGGAATTTGTTGAGTGGCTACAGAATGCCGTACAAGCTGGTATGTTTGGTGATTTTGACGGCAGCACGCCGCAGAGCCCATCCACACCTGCTGCAAgtacctctaagagtactaGTACTAGCAACGCTAGTGGAAGTGgaaacaagagaaagaaaaaggggaagaagcaATGGTGA
- the LOC132034470 gene encoding protein AGENET DOMAIN (AGD)-CONTAINING P1-like isoform X3, whose protein sequence is MLLVLEGVEKNIPEVELKSRRIKLRIKCSRCWKETFSEGMSVEVKRDKEGCYGSWHTAVIVEAVGYDKFLVEYQKLKAVNESQFLKEEADASCIRPCPPEIRSFHPFEHLDRVDAWINDGWWEAHIIDVLGGFNYVVCLLTTEEELVFEHSMLRPHQDWVKGKWVTGREFDMPTSSSDMTLKSKELKIRIKCSGTTSEPKFSKGMRVEVRSDEEGYQGSWYTAVIVDSIGQHKFLVEYLTLRTEDESEPLREKADASDIRPCPPLIQRIDRFKMLEEVDAWYNEGWWVGLICKILDGLKYMVYFWTTNEELEFDHFTLRPHQDWIDGKWVIAFMKKPQIEVKPKLKGQRGGVAKRTNFCVGAKVEVRSDEEGYQGSWYPAKIVRPLGNEKYLLQYQTLETDDETDLLTEEANALSIRPYPPLIQQPDQFRPLDEVDAWYNGGWWAGQVCKVLKGSNYTVYFPTANEILEFQHSDLRPHQNWLDGEWVAAKRGPIS, encoded by the exons ATGCTGTTGGTACTCGAGGGAGTGGAG AAGAATATACCAGAGGTAGAGCTAAAGTCAAGAAGGATCAAACTGAGGATAAAGTGTAGCAGATGTTGGAAGGAAACATTCAGCGAAGGGATGTCTGTGGAGGTGAAACGTGATAAAGAAGGTTGCTATGGTTCATGGCATACTGCAGTTATTGTCGAAGCTGTTGGCTATGACAAGTTTTTGGTTGAATACCAGAAACTGAAAGCAGTTAATGAGTCTCAATTTCTCAAAGAAGAGGCTGATGCTTCTTGCATCAGACCATGTCCACCTGAAATCCGATCGTTTCATCCTTTTGAACATCTTGATAGGGTAGATGCTTGGATCAATGATGGATGGTGGGAAGCTCATATAATAGACGTTCTTGGTGGTTTTaattatgtagtgtgtttgtTGACCACAGAGGAAGAATTGGTGTTTGAGCATTCTATGCTGAGGCCTCATCAAGATTGGGTCAAAGGGAAATGGGTTACTGGCAGAGAG TTTGATATGCCAACAAGTTCATCTGACATGACATTGAAGTCAAAGGAGCTGAAAATCAGGATAAAGTGTAGTGGAACGACTTCGGAGCCGAAATTCAGCAAAGGTATGAGGGTAGAAGTGAGAAGTGATGAAGAAGGATACCAGGGTTCCTGGTACACTGCAGTTATTGTTGATTCCATTGGTCAGCATAAGTTTTTGGTGGAATACTTGACACTAAGAACTGAAGACGAATCTGAGCCCCTTAGAGAAAAAGCAGATGCTTCTGACATTAGGCCCTGCCCCCCTTTAATTCAAAGAATTGACAGATTTAAAATGCTTGAAGAAGTTGATGCATGGTATAATGAGGGATGGTGGGTTGGTCTTATATGCAAAATCCTTGACGGCTTAAAGTACATGGTTTATTTTTGGACCACAAATGAGGAGCTGGAGTTTGACCATTTCACTTTGAGACCCCATCAAGACTGGATTGATGGAAAATGGGTCATTGCCTTCATG AAAAAACCTCAAATCGAAGTGAAGCCCAAACTAAAGGGACAGAGAGGTGGAGTAGCCAAGCGTACCAATTTTTGCGTTGGAGCAAAGGTGGAGGTGAGGAGTGATGAAGAAGGTTACCAGGGTTCATGGTACCCTGCAAAGATTGTGAGACCTCTAGGAAATGAGAAGTATCTGCTACAATACCAGACTCTAGAAACTGATGATGAAACTGACCTCCTGACTGAAGAAGCAAATGCTCTTTCTATAAGGCCTTATCCCCCACTAATCCAACAACCTGACCAATTCAGGCCACTTGATGAAGTTGACGCTTGGTATAATGGTGGGTGGTGGGCTGGTCAAGTGTGCAAAGTTCTCAAAGGTTCTAATTATACGGTCTACTTTCCAACGGCAAATGAGATCTTGGAATTTCAGCATTCTGATTTGAGGCCTCATCAAAACTGGCTAGATGGAGAATGGGTTGCTGCTAAAAGG GGTCCTATATCATGA
- the LOC132034470 gene encoding protein AGENET DOMAIN (AGD)-CONTAINING P1-like isoform X4 — MSVEVKRDKEGCYGSWHTAVIVEAVGYDKFLVEYQKLKAVNESQFLKEEADASCIRPCPPEIRSFHPFEHLDRVDAWINDGWWEAHIIDVLGGFNYVVCLLTTEEELVFEHSMLRPHQDWVKGKWVTGREFDMPTSSSDMTLKSKELKIRIKCSGTTSEPKFSKGMRVEVRSDEEGYQGSWYTAVIVDSIGQHKFLVEYLTLRTEDESEPLREKADASDIRPCPPLIQRIDRFKMLEEVDAWYNEGWWVGLICKILDGLKYMVYFWTTNEELEFDHFTLRPHQDWIDGKWVIAFMKKPQIEVKPKLKGQRGGVAKRTNFCVGAKVEVRSDEEGYQGSWYPAKIVRPLGNEKYLLQYQTLETDDETDLLTEEANALSIRPYPPLIQQPDQFRPLDEVDAWYNGGWWAGQVCKVLKGSNYTVYFPTANEILEFQHSDLRPHQNWLDGEWVAAKRGPIS; from the exons ATGTCTGTGGAGGTGAAACGTGATAAAGAAGGTTGCTATGGTTCATGGCATACTGCAGTTATTGTCGAAGCTGTTGGCTATGACAAGTTTTTGGTTGAATACCAGAAACTGAAAGCAGTTAATGAGTCTCAATTTCTCAAAGAAGAGGCTGATGCTTCTTGCATCAGACCATGTCCACCTGAAATCCGATCGTTTCATCCTTTTGAACATCTTGATAGGGTAGATGCTTGGATCAATGATGGATGGTGGGAAGCTCATATAATAGACGTTCTTGGTGGTTTTaattatgtagtgtgtttgtTGACCACAGAGGAAGAATTGGTGTTTGAGCATTCTATGCTGAGGCCTCATCAAGATTGGGTCAAAGGGAAATGGGTTACTGGCAGAGAG TTTGATATGCCAACAAGTTCATCTGACATGACATTGAAGTCAAAGGAGCTGAAAATCAGGATAAAGTGTAGTGGAACGACTTCGGAGCCGAAATTCAGCAAAGGTATGAGGGTAGAAGTGAGAAGTGATGAAGAAGGATACCAGGGTTCCTGGTACACTGCAGTTATTGTTGATTCCATTGGTCAGCATAAGTTTTTGGTGGAATACTTGACACTAAGAACTGAAGACGAATCTGAGCCCCTTAGAGAAAAAGCAGATGCTTCTGACATTAGGCCCTGCCCCCCTTTAATTCAAAGAATTGACAGATTTAAAATGCTTGAAGAAGTTGATGCATGGTATAATGAGGGATGGTGGGTTGGTCTTATATGCAAAATCCTTGACGGCTTAAAGTACATGGTTTATTTTTGGACCACAAATGAGGAGCTGGAGTTTGACCATTTCACTTTGAGACCCCATCAAGACTGGATTGATGGAAAATGGGTCATTGCCTTCATG AAAAAACCTCAAATCGAAGTGAAGCCCAAACTAAAGGGACAGAGAGGTGGAGTAGCCAAGCGTACCAATTTTTGCGTTGGAGCAAAGGTGGAGGTGAGGAGTGATGAAGAAGGTTACCAGGGTTCATGGTACCCTGCAAAGATTGTGAGACCTCTAGGAAATGAGAAGTATCTGCTACAATACCAGACTCTAGAAACTGATGATGAAACTGACCTCCTGACTGAAGAAGCAAATGCTCTTTCTATAAGGCCTTATCCCCCACTAATCCAACAACCTGACCAATTCAGGCCACTTGATGAAGTTGACGCTTGGTATAATGGTGGGTGGTGGGCTGGTCAAGTGTGCAAAGTTCTCAAAGGTTCTAATTATACGGTCTACTTTCCAACGGCAAATGAGATCTTGGAATTTCAGCATTCTGATTTGAGGCCTCATCAAAACTGGCTAGATGGAGAATGGGTTGCTGCTAAAAGG GGTCCTATATCATGA
- the LOC132034470 gene encoding protein AGENET DOMAIN (AGD)-CONTAINING P1-like isoform X1 yields MQCFNKGDAVEVLKTHPYTIWFPATILRSTPTKNGQIYVEFSTLSDRREYVNVGDVRPTPPQELHKYFKVGDNVEVLYQEKGWRKGKVNDILENSMYLVSLLDEGDEIVKVEQWCSRVYRHWDHGSWVPPLQKNIPEVELKSRRIKLRIKCSRCWKETFSEGMSVEVKRDKEGCYGSWHTAVIVEAVGYDKFLVEYQKLKAVNESQFLKEEADASCIRPCPPEIRSFHPFEHLDRVDAWINDGWWEAHIIDVLGGFNYVVCLLTTEEELVFEHSMLRPHQDWVKGKWVTGREFDMPTSSSDMTLKSKELKIRIKCSGTTSEPKFSKGMRVEVRSDEEGYQGSWYTAVIVDSIGQHKFLVEYLTLRTEDESEPLREKADASDIRPCPPLIQRIDRFKMLEEVDAWYNEGWWVGLICKILDGLKYMVYFWTTNEELEFDHFTLRPHQDWIDGKWVIAFMKKPQIEVKPKLKGQRGGVAKRTNFCVGAKVEVRSDEEGYQGSWYPAKIVRPLGNEKYLLQYQTLETDDETDLLTEEANALSIRPYPPLIQQPDQFRPLDEVDAWYNGGWWAGQVCKVLKGSNYTVYFPTANEILEFQHSDLRPHQNWLDGEWVAAKRGPIS; encoded by the exons ATGCAATGCTTCAACAAAGGAGACGCTGTAGAAGTCCTAAAAACACACCCTTATACCATCTGGTTCCCAGCCACCATACTCAGATCAACCCCAACCAAAAATGGTCAAATTTACGTTGAATTCAGCACCCTTTCCGACAGGAGGGAGTATGTTAATGTCGGTGATGTGCGTCCTACACCTCCACAAGAGCTACACAAGTACTTCAAAGTTGGTGATAATGTGGAAGTTCTTTATCAAGAAAAGGGGTGGAGAAAAGGGAAAGTGAATGATATCTTGGAGAATTCTATGTATTTGGTTTCACTTCTTGATGAGGGAGATGAAATTGTTAAAGTGGAACAATGGTGTTCAAGGGTTTATAGACATTGGGATCATGGTTCTTGGGTTCCTCCTCTTCAG AAGAATATACCAGAGGTAGAGCTAAAGTCAAGAAGGATCAAACTGAGGATAAAGTGTAGCAGATGTTGGAAGGAAACATTCAGCGAAGGGATGTCTGTGGAGGTGAAACGTGATAAAGAAGGTTGCTATGGTTCATGGCATACTGCAGTTATTGTCGAAGCTGTTGGCTATGACAAGTTTTTGGTTGAATACCAGAAACTGAAAGCAGTTAATGAGTCTCAATTTCTCAAAGAAGAGGCTGATGCTTCTTGCATCAGACCATGTCCACCTGAAATCCGATCGTTTCATCCTTTTGAACATCTTGATAGGGTAGATGCTTGGATCAATGATGGATGGTGGGAAGCTCATATAATAGACGTTCTTGGTGGTTTTaattatgtagtgtgtttgtTGACCACAGAGGAAGAATTGGTGTTTGAGCATTCTATGCTGAGGCCTCATCAAGATTGGGTCAAAGGGAAATGGGTTACTGGCAGAGAG TTTGATATGCCAACAAGTTCATCTGACATGACATTGAAGTCAAAGGAGCTGAAAATCAGGATAAAGTGTAGTGGAACGACTTCGGAGCCGAAATTCAGCAAAGGTATGAGGGTAGAAGTGAGAAGTGATGAAGAAGGATACCAGGGTTCCTGGTACACTGCAGTTATTGTTGATTCCATTGGTCAGCATAAGTTTTTGGTGGAATACTTGACACTAAGAACTGAAGACGAATCTGAGCCCCTTAGAGAAAAAGCAGATGCTTCTGACATTAGGCCCTGCCCCCCTTTAATTCAAAGAATTGACAGATTTAAAATGCTTGAAGAAGTTGATGCATGGTATAATGAGGGATGGTGGGTTGGTCTTATATGCAAAATCCTTGACGGCTTAAAGTACATGGTTTATTTTTGGACCACAAATGAGGAGCTGGAGTTTGACCATTTCACTTTGAGACCCCATCAAGACTGGATTGATGGAAAATGGGTCATTGCCTTCATG AAAAAACCTCAAATCGAAGTGAAGCCCAAACTAAAGGGACAGAGAGGTGGAGTAGCCAAGCGTACCAATTTTTGCGTTGGAGCAAAGGTGGAGGTGAGGAGTGATGAAGAAGGTTACCAGGGTTCATGGTACCCTGCAAAGATTGTGAGACCTCTAGGAAATGAGAAGTATCTGCTACAATACCAGACTCTAGAAACTGATGATGAAACTGACCTCCTGACTGAAGAAGCAAATGCTCTTTCTATAAGGCCTTATCCCCCACTAATCCAACAACCTGACCAATTCAGGCCACTTGATGAAGTTGACGCTTGGTATAATGGTGGGTGGTGGGCTGGTCAAGTGTGCAAAGTTCTCAAAGGTTCTAATTATACGGTCTACTTTCCAACGGCAAATGAGATCTTGGAATTTCAGCATTCTGATTTGAGGCCTCATCAAAACTGGCTAGATGGAGAATGGGTTGCTGCTAAAAGG GGTCCTATATCATGA
- the LOC132034470 gene encoding protein AGENET DOMAIN (AGD)-CONTAINING P1-like isoform X2, giving the protein MQCFNKGDAVEVLKTHPYTIWFPATILRSTPTKNGQIYVEFSTLSDRREYVNVGDVRPTPPQELHKYFKVGDNVEVLYQEKGWRKGKVNDILENSMYLVSLLDEGDEIVKVEQWCSRVYRHWDHGSWVPPLQKNIPEVELKSRRIKLRIKCSRCWKETFSEGMSVEVKRDKEGCYGSWHTAVIVEAVGYDKFLVEYQKLKAVNESQFLKEEADASCIRPCPPEIRSFHPFEHLDRVDAWINDGWWEAHIIDVLGGFNYVVCLLTTEEELVFEHSMLRPHQDWVKGKWVTGREFDMPTSSSDMTLKSKELKIRIKCSGTTSEPKFSKGMRVEVRSDEEGYQGSWYTAVIVDSIGQHKFLVEYLTLRTEDESEPLREKADASDIRPCPPLIQRIDRFKMLEEVDAWYNEGWWVGLICKILDGLKYMVYFWTTNEELEFDHFTLRPHQDWIDGKWVIAFMKKPQIEVKPKLKGQRGGVAKRTNFCVGAKVEVRSDEEGYQGSWYPAKIVRPLGNEKYLLQYQTLETDDETDLLTEEANALSIRPYPPLIQQPDQFRPLDEVDAWYNGGWWAGQVCKVLKGSNYTVYFPTANEILEFQHSDLRPHQNWLDGEWVAAKRALV; this is encoded by the exons ATGCAATGCTTCAACAAAGGAGACGCTGTAGAAGTCCTAAAAACACACCCTTATACCATCTGGTTCCCAGCCACCATACTCAGATCAACCCCAACCAAAAATGGTCAAATTTACGTTGAATTCAGCACCCTTTCCGACAGGAGGGAGTATGTTAATGTCGGTGATGTGCGTCCTACACCTCCACAAGAGCTACACAAGTACTTCAAAGTTGGTGATAATGTGGAAGTTCTTTATCAAGAAAAGGGGTGGAGAAAAGGGAAAGTGAATGATATCTTGGAGAATTCTATGTATTTGGTTTCACTTCTTGATGAGGGAGATGAAATTGTTAAAGTGGAACAATGGTGTTCAAGGGTTTATAGACATTGGGATCATGGTTCTTGGGTTCCTCCTCTTCAG AAGAATATACCAGAGGTAGAGCTAAAGTCAAGAAGGATCAAACTGAGGATAAAGTGTAGCAGATGTTGGAAGGAAACATTCAGCGAAGGGATGTCTGTGGAGGTGAAACGTGATAAAGAAGGTTGCTATGGTTCATGGCATACTGCAGTTATTGTCGAAGCTGTTGGCTATGACAAGTTTTTGGTTGAATACCAGAAACTGAAAGCAGTTAATGAGTCTCAATTTCTCAAAGAAGAGGCTGATGCTTCTTGCATCAGACCATGTCCACCTGAAATCCGATCGTTTCATCCTTTTGAACATCTTGATAGGGTAGATGCTTGGATCAATGATGGATGGTGGGAAGCTCATATAATAGACGTTCTTGGTGGTTTTaattatgtagtgtgtttgtTGACCACAGAGGAAGAATTGGTGTTTGAGCATTCTATGCTGAGGCCTCATCAAGATTGGGTCAAAGGGAAATGGGTTACTGGCAGAGAG TTTGATATGCCAACAAGTTCATCTGACATGACATTGAAGTCAAAGGAGCTGAAAATCAGGATAAAGTGTAGTGGAACGACTTCGGAGCCGAAATTCAGCAAAGGTATGAGGGTAGAAGTGAGAAGTGATGAAGAAGGATACCAGGGTTCCTGGTACACTGCAGTTATTGTTGATTCCATTGGTCAGCATAAGTTTTTGGTGGAATACTTGACACTAAGAACTGAAGACGAATCTGAGCCCCTTAGAGAAAAAGCAGATGCTTCTGACATTAGGCCCTGCCCCCCTTTAATTCAAAGAATTGACAGATTTAAAATGCTTGAAGAAGTTGATGCATGGTATAATGAGGGATGGTGGGTTGGTCTTATATGCAAAATCCTTGACGGCTTAAAGTACATGGTTTATTTTTGGACCACAAATGAGGAGCTGGAGTTTGACCATTTCACTTTGAGACCCCATCAAGACTGGATTGATGGAAAATGGGTCATTGCCTTCATG AAAAAACCTCAAATCGAAGTGAAGCCCAAACTAAAGGGACAGAGAGGTGGAGTAGCCAAGCGTACCAATTTTTGCGTTGGAGCAAAGGTGGAGGTGAGGAGTGATGAAGAAGGTTACCAGGGTTCATGGTACCCTGCAAAGATTGTGAGACCTCTAGGAAATGAGAAGTATCTGCTACAATACCAGACTCTAGAAACTGATGATGAAACTGACCTCCTGACTGAAGAAGCAAATGCTCTTTCTATAAGGCCTTATCCCCCACTAATCCAACAACCTGACCAATTCAGGCCACTTGATGAAGTTGACGCTTGGTATAATGGTGGGTGGTGGGCTGGTCAAGTGTGCAAAGTTCTCAAAGGTTCTAATTATACGGTCTACTTTCCAACGGCAAATGAGATCTTGGAATTTCAGCATTCTGATTTGAGGCCTCATCAAAACTGGCTAGATGGAGAATGGGTTGCTGCTAAAAGG GCTTTGGTCTAA
- the LOC132034471 gene encoding beta-glucosidase-like SFR2, chloroplastic, which translates to MSVIALFTAATKLAGVLVTVTVAANAFSFSVYRKKNLKPFRSPINDSADVLADFNLNPDEGEQGFFFGLATAPAHVEDRLDDAWLQFAENTESDEHQQPQAADAIMGSAAGDGGSQQAPLPQGEATKTIKRKKSLKIAIEAQIRGFEKYIEVEESTPTEQSHHNVAAWHNVPHPEERLRFWSDPDTELKLARDTGVQVFRMGVDWSRIMPEEPLSGLKETVNFAALERYKWIINRVHSYGMKVMLTLFHHSLPPWAGEYGGWKLEKTVDYFMEFTRLIVDSVADIVDYWITFNEPHVFCMLTYCAGAWPGGNPDMLEVATSALPTGVFNQTMNWIAIAHSKAYDYIHEKSKPASAIVGVAHHVSFMRPYGLFDIAAVSVANSMTLFPFLDSISDKMDYIGINYYGQEVICGAGLKLVETDEYSESGRGVYPDGLFRVLLQFNERYKHLDLPFIITENGVSDGTDLIRQPYLLEHLLATYAAMIEGVRVLGYLFWTISDNWEWADGYGPKFGLVAVDRANNLARIPRPSYSLFSKVVESGKITGEDREQVWRELQTAAKEGKKRPFYRKMNKYGLMYAGGLDEPIWRPYIKRDWRFGHYEMEGLQDPLSRFARCLLHPFSLKKKAETQRESDLILEPLTANI; encoded by the exons ATGTCAGTAATTGCTCTGTTCACGGCGGCGACTAAGCTGGCTGGAGTGCTAGTTACGGTCACCGTTGCGGCCAATGCATTTTCATTCTCAGTCTACCGCAAAAAGAACCTCAAGCCTTTCCGCTCTCCTATAAACGATTCCGCTGATGTTCTTGCTGACTTCAATCTCAATCCCGATG AAGGGGAGCAAGGATTCTTTTTTGGATTGGCTACAGCACCTGCACATGTTGAAGACAGGCTTGATGATGCCTGGCTCCAATTTGCTGAAAATACAGAATCAGATGAACACCAGCAACCTCAAGCAGCAGATGCTATTATGGGCTCTGCTGCAGGTGATGGTGGATCTCAGCAAGCTCCATTACCTCAGGGAGAAGCTACCAAGACCATAAAGAGGAAAAAGTCCCTTAAGATAGCCATCGAGGCACAAATAAGAGGATTTGAGAAGTACATAGAAGTGGAAGAGTCAACTCCAACTGAGCAATCTCATCACAATGTTGCTGCCTGGCATAACGTCCCACACCC GGAGGAAAGGCTAAGGTTTTGGTCTGATCCTGACACTGAATTGAAATTAGCTAGAGATACCGGCGTGCAAGTCTTTCGAATGGGAGTAGATTGGTCCAGGATCATGCCTGAAGAGCCACTCAGTGGACTGAAAGAAACT GTCAATTTTGCAGCATTGGAGCGATATAAATGGATCATTAATAGGGTCCACTCCTATGGGATGAAGGTCATGCTGACATTGTTTCATCACTCTCTACCACCGTGGGCAGGAGAGTATGGGGGTTGGAAACTGGAAAAGACAGTTGACTACTTCATGGAATTTACCAG GCTCATTGTTGACTCCGTTGCAGATATAGTGGACTATTGGATCACTTTTAACGAGCCTCATGTCTTTTGTATGCTCACTTACTGTGCTGGTGCCTGGCCTGGTGGTAATCCTGATATGCTGGAGGTTGCTACTTCTGCTTTACCTACAGGTGTCTTCAATCAGACCATGAACTGGATAGCAATTGCGCATTCAAAGGCGTatgattatattcatgaaaagaG CAAACCAGCGAGTGCCATTGTTGGAGTAGCTCACCATGTCTCATTTATGCGTCCATATGGACTGTTTGACATCGCTGCTGTTTCAGTCGCCAACTCTAtgaccctttttccttttctggaTAGTATTTCCGACAAGATGGATTACATTGGAATCAATTACTATGGACAG GAAGTCATTTGTGGTGCAGGATTGAAACTAGTGGAGACAGATGAGTACAGCGAATCTGGGCGTGGTGTCTATCCAGATGGCTTGTTCCGTGTGTTGCTCCAATTTAATGAAAGATACAAACATCTTGATCTTCCCTTTATAATCACTGAAAATGGTGTTTCTGATGGAACAGACTTGATTAGACAACCATACTTGTTGGAACATCTACTTGCAACTTATGCAGCCATGATAGAG GGTGTTCGTGTACTTGGTTACTTGTTTTGGACGATTTCTGATAACTGGGAATGGGCAGATGGGTATGGTCCCAAGTTTGGACTTGTAGCTGTTGATCGTGCCAATAATCTTGCTCGCATTCCACGTCCTTCATACAGTTTGTTTTCAAAG GTTGTAGAATCTGGAAAAATAACGGGGGAAGACAGGGAGCAGGTGTGGCGTGAGCTCCAAACCGCTGCTAAAGAGGGCAAAAAGAGACCATTCTAtcgaaaaatgaataaatatggCTTAATGTATGCAG GAGGCCTTGATGAGCCCATATGGCGACCTTATATAAAAAGAGATTGGCGGTTTGGGCACTATGAGATGGAAGGTTTACAGGATCCCTTGAGCCGTTTTGCACGATGTCTTCTGCATCCTTTCTCGCTTAAAAAGAAGGCAGAGACTCAGAGAGAGAGTGATCTGATTCTTGAGCCTCTCACCGCTAACATCTAG